GTGCGCAGCCGCAGCCTCACGACACCAGCCGCCACCGCCTCGGCGATCAGTTGCGGCAGCGCCGGATGCGCGAAGGGCTCGAAGCCCACGAACGTCACGTTGGGTCCGGGTCCACGTGACCACGATCCGGCTGCCGCGGTGATCTCACGCGCGACCTCCGACGCATCCCGCGGCGAGGCAGTCAAGCCGGTGGACGAGTCGGTGCACCGCGTGCACGCAACGAGTCCACCTTCACCGATGGCGATCTGGGCGAACGTGATCACGGACTGACAGGCCTCCTTCTTCGCACCCAGCAGTCTAGCGGACGGAAGATCCTGCACGCCTGAGGCATACGATTGCGATGTCGTCCGTCCGTCGGCCGCCTGAGAAGCTCTGGACCGCAGAATCGATGGCTCTGACGGCCGAGGCGACATCCCTGCCGCCCGACTCCGCGGCCGCACGCATCAGGCGTGCCTCGCCGAAGAATTCGCCCGCCTCGTCACGCGCGTCAGTCACGCCGTCCGTGTAGAGCACCAGCAGGTCGTCCTCGCCCAACTCGAACGATCCCTCCTCGTACGCCATGTCCGAAAACGCTCCGACCACCGGCGACGCACACAGGGTCTGATCCACTAAGCCTCCCGCGCGCACGAGCAGCGCGGGCGGGTGACCCGCCTGGCAGTACGTCGCCGCACCGGACGCCGGATCGAGAACGACGAGCAGGACGCTGGCGAAGTCACGCATCCGCGCTTGGGCTAGCAACGCGGAGTTGGCTCGCGCGACGATCTGCGACGGAGACGAGGACTCGTGTGCGAAGGCGCGCACCGTGTGCTTCACAAGAGTCGTGAAGACCGCTGCCTCGAGCCCCTTGCCCGAAACGTCACCGATCATGATTCCCACGAGGCCACCGTGCATGCGAAAGACATCGTAGAAGTCACCGCCAACCCTGGTGGTAAGGGTGGATGAGCGATAACAGTGATCGAAGATGACTCCATCGACGTCGGAGTCCAAAGTCAGAATGGACTCCTGAAGAGTCGCGGCGATCTGGCGCTCGGCGTCGAAGTCCCGTGCATTCGCATAGGCCAGAGAGAGCACGGTCGACAGGCGATTCAGATACTCGTCGATCGCGGGATCGAATCCCTCGCCTTCGACCTCGCGTCCGAAGACGACGGCGCCGATCCACTCGCCGCGCACCCGCACGGGCACGATCAGGGCTTCGGCCAGACCCAGTGAACCGCGTAGCCACCCGGCCGATGCGCGGTGTGCGCCCAAGCGCACGACGGGCAGTTGAGATCCCGTTTGAGGATCGCGACGGGGATGATGCGGTACCTCGATGCGACGGGCGTCGATTCCATGGCCGTGCGCGACGTCGAACACCCCGTCGCGATACAGGCCGAATGCCGCGCGGTCGCAGTCAAGGTGCTCAGCCATGACCCGAAGCGCGCCGGGAACGGTCTGCGAGAGGTCATGCGACACGGCCAGCAGCGCAGATGCCTCGGCGAGCCCGGCCTCCAACTCACGCAAGCGGCTCGTGGACTCAAAGCGACGGGCCCCAGCCAGGGCTGCCATGATCCGGTCTGCCGCCACCTTGAGCATCACACTCTCCGCATCGCTGATGAGGCGTTCACTCGACCACGCGCACTCGAGCACTCCGAAGAGCTCGCCGTCAACGAAAAGGGGTATGCCCAGCATCGCCTTGATGCCGTAGTCGTCATGGTTGCTCAGGTGCGCGGGCGTAGCGGCGACGTCGGGCGTCCACAGCAGCTCCCCCGCGGAGGCGACCCGAGCCGCGAACCCCTGATCAGCGGCCATCGAGAAGCCGATCGCTCTGGGCTCCCTGAGTCCCGACTGATGCTTAAGGCACCACCGATCCTCGCGGAGTACGAAGAAGATCGCCGACTGGGCACCCATCACCTCGCGAAGCGCCGAGAGCACTTCGGGAATCAGGGTTGCGACGTCAACCCGGCCGACCGTGCTGGAGACGATTCTCAGCAGTCCTTCAAGCTGACGGTTGGCGGCCTCGACGTCAGCGACGAGTTCGTCCAGGTCACGCTCGTGGGAACTCGCCAGCTCATCCAACTCGCACGCCTCACGTTCGCCGCTATCGGGCCATCGGTTGCACCTGCGAAGGATTCTAGCGCAGACCGTATGCGCGTACGGCCAGCCGTGCGCGAAACGAAAGCAGCTCCCTCGCCTTGGCGAGAGAGCCACTGTTCAGTACTGGTGTCCGAGGCGAGAGTTGAACTCGCACGCCCTTGCGGGCACTAGGCCCTCAACCTAGCGCGTCTGCCATTCCGCCACTCGGACATAGGCCGTCCTATGGGACAGCGAGGGGTATTCTAGCAACCCACTGGATGCCGCGCCACCCCTAGTCGGAGAGGGCGCTTCGGTGCCTCCGGCGCCCCGGGACCGAGCTCCCCTGCTCAGCCGACGGCCAAAGCGGCGAGCGCCTCTTCGTCGATGAGCGTCTGATTCAGCTTGGTGATGTCGATCGGGAACGGCTTGGCGAAGTGACACGCGGCGCGGTGCCCAGGCGCCACCTCCTTGAGCTCGGGATCGCTCTTCGAACAGATGGGCAACTGCGCGACGGGGCAACGTGTGTGGAAGCGGCATCCGCTGGGAGGATCGATGGGCGATGGCGGGTCGCCAGCCAGCAGAATGCGCTTGCGAGCATGCTGGACGTGTGGGTCCGGCACCGGCACCGCCGAGAGCAGCGACTGCGTGTAAGGGTGGTTGGGCCGCTCGTACAGGCCGCGCCAGTCGCTTATCTCCACGATCTTGCCCAAGTACATCACGGCAACGTTGTCCGAGATGTGCTGGACCACCGAGAGGTCGTGAGCGATGAAGAGGTATGCGAGCCCCAGCTCATCCTGCAGCTTTTCCAGCAGATTGAGGACCTGCGCCTGGATCGAGACATCGAGCGCGGAGACC
The genomic region above belongs to Coriobacteriia bacterium and contains:
- a CDS encoding GAF domain-containing SpoIIE family protein phosphatase; translated protein: MDELASSHERDLDELVADVEAANRQLEGLLRIVSSTVGRVDVATLIPEVLSALREVMGAQSAIFFVLREDRWCLKHQSGLREPRAIGFSMAADQGFAARVASAGELLWTPDVAATPAHLSNHDDYGIKAMLGIPLFVDGELFGVLECAWSSERLISDAESVMLKVAADRIMAALAGARRFESTSRLRELEAGLAEASALLAVSHDLSQTVPGALRVMAEHLDCDRAAFGLYRDGVFDVAHGHGIDARRIEVPHHPRRDPQTGSQLPVVRLGAHRASAGWLRGSLGLAEALIVPVRVRGEWIGAVVFGREVEGEGFDPAIDEYLNRLSTVLSLAYANARDFDAERQIAATLQESILTLDSDVDGVIFDHCYRSSTLTTRVGGDFYDVFRMHGGLVGIMIGDVSGKGLEAAVFTTLVKHTVRAFAHESSSPSQIVARANSALLAQARMRDFASVLLVVLDPASGAATYCQAGHPPALLVRAGGLVDQTLCASPVVGAFSDMAYEEGSFELGEDDLLVLYTDGVTDARDEAGEFFGEARLMRAAAESGGRDVASAVRAIDSAVQSFSGGRRTDDIAIVCLRRAGSSVR